In Halomonas alkalicola, the following proteins share a genomic window:
- a CDS encoding ABC transporter ATP-binding protein, whose translation MRRTQPAPPPANRLAAFFGVFRYSRRALVLVWQTSRPLTVGLALCTLVAGVLPAVAAWIGQLIVDSVVEAMAYHRESGAPLTLESAWPVLRYVLAEAGVIAAIAMAQRGLSAQQSLLRALLGQKVNVMILEKAGTLSLAQFEDSEFYDKLTRARREASIRPLGLVNKTFGLAQNGISLISFGVLLVQFSPWALLILAVGALPVFLSEAKFSGDAFRLFRWRSPQTRMQMYLETVLAREDSIKEVKLFGLEPLLLDRYRRIFDTLYGEDRRLTIRRESWGFALGLLGTLAFYGAYAWVVVETVGGQLTLGEMTMYLMVFKQGQAALSASLTSVSGMYEDNLYLSNLYEYLEQPVAPQAGTLTEGARPGDGIRFENVGFTYPGADRPALSGIGLHLRPGQSLALVGANGSGKTTLIKLLTRLYEPGEGRILLDGSDLAEWDVGALRRRIGVIFQDFVRYQLKVGENLGAGDVAAFEDEARWQEAARRGLADDFIADMPGGYHTQLGRWFKGGQELSGGQWQKIALSRAYMRESADILVLDEPTAAMDAAAEAAVFADFREHSRDKMTILISHRFSTVRAADQILVIDGGEILEQGDHASLMAANGRYARLFRLQAKGYE comes from the coding sequence ATGCGCCGCACCCAACCCGCCCCTCCCCCCGCGAACCGCCTGGCGGCCTTCTTCGGGGTCTTCCGCTACAGCCGCCGTGCGCTGGTGCTGGTCTGGCAGACCTCGCGGCCACTCACCGTGGGCCTGGCGCTGTGCACCCTGGTGGCCGGCGTGCTACCCGCGGTGGCGGCCTGGATCGGCCAGCTGATCGTCGACTCGGTGGTGGAGGCCATGGCCTACCATCGCGAGTCCGGCGCGCCCCTCACCCTCGAGAGCGCCTGGCCGGTGCTGCGCTACGTGCTGGCCGAGGCCGGGGTGATCGCCGCCATCGCCATGGCCCAGCGCGGCCTCTCGGCCCAGCAGTCGCTGCTGCGCGCCCTGCTCGGCCAGAAGGTCAACGTCATGATCCTCGAGAAGGCTGGCACCCTGTCGCTCGCCCAGTTCGAGGACTCGGAGTTCTACGACAAGCTGACCCGGGCCCGCCGCGAGGCCTCGATCCGCCCGCTGGGGCTGGTCAACAAGACCTTCGGCCTCGCCCAGAACGGCATCTCGCTGATCAGCTTCGGGGTGCTGCTGGTGCAGTTCTCTCCCTGGGCGCTGCTGATCCTGGCCGTAGGGGCGCTTCCGGTGTTTCTCTCCGAGGCCAAGTTCTCCGGTGACGCCTTCCGGCTGTTCCGCTGGCGCTCGCCCCAGACCCGCATGCAGATGTACCTGGAGACGGTGCTGGCCCGGGAGGACAGCATCAAGGAGGTCAAGCTGTTCGGCCTGGAGCCGCTGCTGCTCGACCGCTACCGCAGGATCTTCGACACCCTCTACGGCGAGGATCGTCGGCTGACGATTCGCCGCGAGAGCTGGGGCTTCGCCCTCGGGCTGCTGGGCACCCTGGCCTTCTACGGCGCCTACGCCTGGGTGGTGGTGGAGACGGTGGGCGGACAGCTCACCCTGGGCGAGATGACCATGTACCTGATGGTCTTCAAGCAGGGCCAGGCGGCGCTCTCGGCGAGCCTCACCTCGGTAAGCGGCATGTACGAGGACAACCTCTACCTCTCCAACCTCTATGAGTACCTGGAGCAGCCGGTGGCGCCCCAGGCCGGCACCCTCACCGAGGGCGCGCGCCCCGGCGACGGCATTCGCTTCGAGAACGTCGGCTTCACCTACCCCGGCGCCGACAGGCCCGCGCTTTCGGGCATCGGCCTTCATCTGAGGCCGGGGCAGAGCCTCGCCCTGGTGGGCGCCAACGGCTCGGGCAAGACCACCCTGATCAAGCTGCTTACCCGCCTCTACGAGCCCGGCGAGGGGCGCATCCTGCTCGACGGCAGCGACCTTGCCGAGTGGGACGTCGGCGCCCTGCGCCGGCGCATCGGGGTGATCTTCCAGGACTTCGTACGCTACCAGCTCAAGGTGGGCGAGAACCTGGGCGCCGGCGACGTGGCGGCCTTCGAGGACGAGGCGCGCTGGCAGGAGGCGGCGCGCCGAGGGCTGGCCGACGACTTCATCGCCGACATGCCCGGGGGCTACCACACCCAGCTGGGGCGCTGGTTCAAGGGGGGCCAGGAGCTCTCCGGCGGCCAGTGGCAGAAGATCGCCCTGTCGCGGGCCTATATGCGGGAGAGCGCCGACATCCTGGTACTGGATGAGCCCACCGCGGCCATGGACGCCGCCGCCGAGGCGGCGGTGTTTGCCGACTTCCGCGAGCACAGCCGCGACAAGATGACCATCCTGATCTCCCACCGCTTCTCCACGGTGCGCGCCGCCGACCAGATACTGGTCATCGACGGCGGCGAGATCCTCGAGCAGGGCGACCACGCGAGCCTGATGGCCGCCAACGGGCGCTACGCCCGGCTCTTCCGGCTGCAGGCGAAGGGCTACGAGTGA
- a CDS encoding peptidoglycan DD-metalloendopeptidase family protein, which yields MLRILHSLPRTHKLLLLPVATMVTVLGAQKIVTTYQDVQREYRTLDTVIVPLEVDARPVLPTLSFERSPVGDAIEMASQALDATRHQLPLAKLVDGEALDLDLINTASASADGGLPLALTRPAQSGASDASQAQSKLDQGAVHMAVVVGTIGSGMLDHDGALMADATSYEPVSDEELGLFDDGPVILEKEIAATEPFVPEWQTYTVKQGDTFAVMAQNHLGLGYSEVLRLLDELPDKNALTRWRAGNSFEYQLDEEGKLLALRMMRNARTGFMVERDDAGFEVATIERTGEASQRLFAGTVSGSFARSAQATGLSSAEISELTRVLGQRLDFRRDTRRGDRFQVLVESDVIDGSSFDPRVLAVQYEGERFDMTLVRNGADSKFYTPDGESLDPAFNRYPFEGSYRLSSGFNPNRRHPVTGRVSPHRGTDFAMPIGTPIIAPADGRVEKVANHPVAGRYVVIRHDNGYQTRYLHLSRPLVSRGDRVTMGERIALSGNTGRSTGPHLHYEVLVNNTQVNAMTVELPENKSLTGEQLVAFKRQAEPLLAALQSGETGAVVASRRDSGDDEG from the coding sequence ATGCTGCGAATCCTCCATTCGCTGCCCCGCACGCACAAGCTGTTATTGTTGCCGGTCGCCACCATGGTCACCGTGCTGGGCGCACAGAAGATTGTCACCACCTACCAGGATGTCCAGCGCGAGTACCGTACGCTCGACACCGTGATCGTTCCCCTCGAGGTCGACGCCAGACCCGTCCTTCCCACCCTCAGCTTCGAACGCAGCCCCGTCGGCGACGCCATCGAGATGGCGAGCCAGGCGCTGGACGCCACCCGGCATCAACTGCCCCTGGCCAAGCTCGTCGACGGTGAGGCGCTCGACCTCGACCTGATCAACACCGCCAGCGCCTCCGCCGATGGCGGCCTGCCGCTGGCCCTCACTCGCCCGGCCCAAAGCGGCGCTTCCGACGCCTCCCAGGCACAGTCCAAGCTCGATCAGGGCGCGGTGCACATGGCAGTGGTAGTGGGCACCATCGGCAGCGGCATGCTCGACCACGATGGCGCCCTGATGGCCGACGCCACCTCCTATGAGCCGGTGTCGGACGAGGAGCTCGGGCTGTTCGACGATGGCCCCGTGATCCTCGAGAAGGAGATCGCCGCCACCGAACCCTTCGTGCCGGAGTGGCAGACCTATACCGTCAAGCAGGGCGATACCTTCGCGGTGATGGCCCAGAACCACCTGGGGCTCGGCTACAGCGAGGTGCTGCGCCTGCTCGACGAGCTGCCCGACAAGAACGCCCTCACCCGCTGGCGCGCCGGCAACTCCTTCGAGTACCAGCTCGACGAAGAGGGCAAGCTGCTCGCCCTGCGCATGATGCGCAACGCCCGCACCGGCTTCATGGTGGAGCGCGATGATGCCGGCTTCGAGGTCGCCACCATCGAGCGCACCGGCGAGGCCTCCCAGCGCCTGTTCGCCGGCACCGTCAGCGGCAGCTTTGCCCGCTCGGCCCAGGCCACCGGCCTCTCCAGCGCAGAGATCAGCGAGCTGACCCGCGTGCTGGGCCAGCGCCTCGACTTCCGCCGCGACACCCGTCGCGGCGATCGTTTCCAGGTGCTGGTGGAGTCTGACGTTATCGACGGCTCGAGCTTCGACCCGCGGGTACTGGCGGTGCAGTACGAGGGCGAGCGCTTCGACATGACCCTGGTGCGCAACGGCGCCGACAGCAAGTTCTACACCCCGGACGGCGAGAGCCTCGACCCCGCCTTCAATCGCTATCCCTTCGAGGGCAGCTACCGCCTCAGCTCCGGCTTCAACCCGAATCGCCGGCACCCGGTCACCGGCCGCGTGAGCCCCCACCGCGGCACCGACTTCGCCATGCCCATCGGCACGCCGATCATCGCACCCGCGGACGGCCGCGTGGAGAAGGTCGCCAACCACCCGGTGGCGGGGCGCTATGTCGTCATCCGCCACGACAACGGCTACCAGACCCGCTACCTGCACCTCTCCCGCCCGCTGGTCAGCCGCGGCGACCGCGTGACCATGGGCGAGCGCATCGCGCTCTCCGGCAACACCGGCCGCAGCACCGGCCCGCACCTGCACTACGAGGTGCTGGTGAACAACACCCAGGTCAATGCGATGACCGTGGAGCTGCCGGAGAACAAGAGCCTCACCGGGGAGCAGCTGGTGGCCTTCAAGCGCCAGGCCGAACCCCTGCTGGCCGCCCTGCAGAGCGGCGAGACCGGCGCGGTGGTGGCCAGCCGTCGCGACAGCGGCGACGACGAGGGCTGA
- a CDS encoding MFS transporter, which produces MNILNKANRIRLLDFTTPQMRAFHFSWFAFHICFFGWFGIAPLMAVVREDLSLTQTQIGNTIIASVLITVIVRLAIGVLCDRIGPRKTYSGLLLLGSIPVMGIGFANSFETFLLARLAIGAIGAAFVITQYHTTMMFAPNVVGTANATSAGWGNLGGGTTQILMPLIFSGLLMLGVSETLGWRLAMVVPGVVMFATGIGYWLFTQDAPNGNFAELRARGELPEATGEHGAGSSFMAAAKDIRVWALFVVYAICFGVELTINNIAAIYFFDHFDLTLAMAGMLAGLFGLMNVFARTLGGIFSDLFARNGGLKGRVRWLFIALICEGIALVAFSQMHVLSYAIGIMLVFSLFVQMAEGATYGVVPFINKKALGAVAGIVGAGGNVGAVAAAFLFRSEAITYQQGLFYLGLTVLVLASCALLVRFSDETEAEEAKAYRDALGEDAGAGALSLR; this is translated from the coding sequence ATGAACATTCTCAACAAGGCCAACAGGATTCGCCTGCTGGACTTCACCACTCCCCAGATGCGGGCCTTCCATTTCTCCTGGTTCGCCTTCCATATCTGCTTCTTCGGCTGGTTCGGCATCGCCCCGCTGATGGCGGTGGTCCGCGAGGACCTCAGCCTGACCCAGACCCAGATTGGCAACACCATCATCGCCTCGGTGCTGATCACCGTGATCGTGCGCCTGGCGATCGGCGTGCTCTGCGACCGTATCGGGCCGCGCAAGACCTACTCGGGCCTGCTGCTGCTGGGCTCGATCCCGGTGATGGGCATCGGCTTCGCCAACAGCTTCGAGACCTTCCTGCTGGCGCGCCTGGCCATCGGTGCCATCGGCGCGGCCTTCGTGATCACCCAGTACCACACCACCATGATGTTCGCCCCCAACGTGGTGGGCACCGCCAACGCCACCAGCGCCGGCTGGGGCAACCTGGGCGGCGGCACCACCCAGATCCTGATGCCGCTGATCTTCTCCGGGCTGCTGATGCTCGGCGTCAGCGAGACCCTGGGCTGGCGCCTGGCCATGGTGGTGCCGGGCGTGGTGATGTTCGCCACCGGCATCGGCTACTGGCTGTTCACCCAGGACGCCCCCAACGGCAACTTCGCCGAGCTGCGCGCACGCGGCGAGCTGCCCGAGGCCACGGGCGAACACGGTGCCGGCAGCAGCTTCATGGCCGCCGCCAAGGACATCCGCGTCTGGGCGCTGTTCGTGGTCTATGCGATCTGCTTCGGCGTCGAGCTGACCATCAACAACATCGCCGCCATCTACTTCTTCGACCACTTCGACCTGACCCTGGCCATGGCCGGGATGCTCGCCGGCCTGTTCGGGCTGATGAACGTCTTCGCCCGCACCCTGGGCGGTATCTTCTCCGACCTGTTCGCCAGGAATGGTGGCCTCAAGGGCCGCGTGCGCTGGCTGTTCATCGCCCTGATCTGCGAGGGCATCGCCCTGGTCGCCTTCTCCCAGATGCACGTGCTCTCCTACGCCATCGGTATCATGCTGGTGTTCAGCCTGTTCGTGCAGATGGCGGAAGGGGCCACCTATGGCGTGGTGCCCTTCATCAACAAGAAGGCGCTGGGCGCGGTGGCCGGCATCGTCGGCGCCGGCGGCAACGTGGGGGCGGTGGCCGCCGCCTTCCTGTTCCGCTCCGAGGCGATCACCTACCAGCAGGGGCTCTTCTACCTGGGCCTGACCGTACTGGTGCTGGCCTCCTGCGCGCTGCTGGTACGCTTCTCGGACGAGACCGAGGCCGAGGAGGCCAAGGCGTACCGGGATGCGCTGGGCGAGGACGCCGGTGCCGGCGCCCTCTCGCTGCGCTGA
- a CDS encoding L,D-transpeptidase family protein, with protein MRPFVTILAILALMLSMSVGAQEAPREAPRGDLKAEIARLLAEMPAGEGAELRGFYAARDHRAAWGERQRVAAFAEALETLESDGLDPRDYRADRLVAEHRRLQEANAGPAEQARFELATSTLLLNALRHLQRGRLDPRAVDPQWEIPLEPARLDFEAISRAVDGQRFEQAFGEARPAYAPYERLRSGLARYRNIERLGGWPGLPDTPRVLRAGDVDDAVAQLRRRLAMEGELEVMAADTDAFPGAELQSPDPRRFDTALEAAVKRFQRRHLLEVDGVVGPPTRAALNVPVAARIDQIRVNLERARWLLHGLPEAFVLVDIAGYRLSYFRPNGEIWQSRIVVGQPYRRTPSLRSEITHMTVNPTWTVPPTILREDVLPRVRRDPSYLQSQNMRVLTPSGQRLDPWQVDWYNPGNVMIRQDPGPQNALGQVVIRFPNDHLVYLHDTPAQGLFAREQRAFSSGCIRVEGVLAFAQLLFDDTGSGQDVRALIASGQTRNVSLGRPMPVILHYWTVHPDENGQLVFRPDIYERDDALLRALDRPLAL; from the coding sequence ATGCGGCCATTTGTCACCATCCTCGCCATCCTGGCGCTGATGCTCTCCATGTCGGTCGGCGCGCAGGAGGCGCCGCGAGAGGCCCCGCGCGGCGATCTGAAGGCAGAGATCGCCCGCCTGCTGGCCGAGATGCCGGCCGGGGAGGGTGCCGAACTGCGGGGCTTCTATGCCGCCCGCGATCACCGCGCCGCCTGGGGGGAGCGGCAGCGGGTGGCCGCCTTCGCCGAGGCCCTGGAGACCCTGGAGAGCGACGGGCTGGACCCGCGGGACTACCGCGCCGACCGCCTGGTGGCCGAGCATCGCCGCCTCCAGGAGGCCAATGCCGGCCCGGCCGAGCAGGCGCGCTTCGAGCTGGCGACCTCGACGCTGTTGCTGAACGCCCTGCGCCACCTGCAGCGCGGCCGCCTGGATCCGCGCGCGGTGGACCCCCAGTGGGAGATCCCCTTGGAGCCGGCGCGACTCGACTTCGAGGCGATCTCCCGCGCCGTGGACGGCCAGCGCTTCGAGCAGGCCTTCGGCGAGGCGCGCCCCGCCTATGCCCCCTACGAGCGCCTGCGCAGCGGCCTGGCCCGCTATCGCAATATCGAGCGGCTGGGCGGCTGGCCTGGGCTGCCCGACACGCCTCGGGTGCTGCGGGCAGGAGACGTGGACGACGCCGTAGCGCAGCTGCGCCGGCGGCTGGCCATGGAGGGGGAGCTCGAGGTGATGGCGGCCGACACCGACGCCTTCCCCGGGGCCGAGCTGCAGAGCCCGGACCCGCGGCGCTTCGATACCGCGCTGGAAGCGGCAGTGAAGCGCTTCCAGCGCCGCCACCTGCTGGAGGTAGACGGCGTGGTGGGCCCCCCGACCCGAGCGGCGCTGAACGTCCCGGTGGCGGCGCGCATCGACCAGATCCGGGTCAACCTGGAGCGCGCCCGCTGGCTGCTGCACGGCCTGCCCGAGGCCTTCGTGCTGGTGGATATCGCCGGCTATCGGCTCAGCTACTTCCGCCCCAACGGCGAGATCTGGCAATCGCGCATCGTGGTGGGGCAGCCCTATCGGCGTACGCCATCGCTGCGCTCCGAGATCACCCATATGACCGTCAACCCGACCTGGACGGTGCCGCCTACCATCCTGCGCGAGGATGTGCTGCCCAGGGTGAGGCGGGATCCAAGCTACCTGCAGAGCCAGAACATGCGCGTGCTGACCCCCTCGGGGCAGCGCCTCGACCCCTGGCAGGTGGACTGGTACAACCCCGGCAACGTGATGATCCGCCAGGATCCGGGGCCCCAGAATGCCCTGGGGCAGGTGGTGATCCGCTTCCCCAACGACCACCTGGTCTATCTGCACGATACGCCTGCCCAGGGGCTCTTTGCCCGGGAGCAGCGCGCCTTCAGCTCCGGCTGCATCCGCGTGGAGGGGGTGCTGGCGTTCGCCCAGCTGCTGTTCGACGATACCGGCAGCGGCCAGGACGTGCGCGCCCTGATCGCCAGCGGCCAGACCCGCAACGTCTCCCTGGGCCGGCCCATGCCGGTGATCCTGCACTACTGGACGGTGCACCCGGACGAGAATGGCCAGCTGGTGTTTCGCCCGGACATCTACGAGCGCGATGACGCCCTGCTGCGGGCGCTCGACCGCCCGCTGGCGCTATAG
- a CDS encoding murein L,D-transpeptidase catalytic domain family protein, protein MTRSLLPLPLLAGCALFAAGQVHADTFLAQALHPEVLQGQSLEQRLTRLAPGADPKVLSLAANALACADPDARRLAVIDYSLPSTEPRLWVFDLPRNELMFEELVSHGRGSGDAMATTFSNVPESYQSSLGLFRTMNTYYGRNGYSLRLEGLEAGVNDLAYQRAIVIHGADYVSESFIEQTGRLGRSHGCPAVRQEVTYPLIDSIKEEQYLFVYYPDPEWLEGSAFLACDRDDRQLAMR, encoded by the coding sequence ATGACTCGCTCCCTGCTTCCGCTCCCCCTGCTCGCCGGCTGCGCGCTGTTCGCTGCCGGCCAGGTTCATGCCGATACCTTCCTCGCCCAGGCACTGCACCCCGAGGTCCTCCAGGGGCAGAGCCTGGAGCAACGCCTAACCCGCCTGGCCCCCGGCGCCGACCCCAAGGTGCTGTCGCTGGCCGCCAATGCCCTGGCCTGTGCCGACCCGGACGCCAGGCGGCTGGCGGTGATCGACTACTCGCTGCCCTCCACCGAGCCGCGCCTGTGGGTCTTCGACCTGCCCCGTAACGAGCTGATGTTCGAGGAGCTGGTCTCCCACGGCCGCGGCTCCGGTGACGCCATGGCCACCACCTTCTCCAACGTGCCCGAGAGCTACCAGTCGAGCCTGGGGCTCTTTCGCACCATGAACACCTACTACGGGCGCAACGGCTATTCGCTGCGCCTGGAGGGGCTGGAGGCCGGCGTCAACGACCTGGCCTACCAGCGCGCCATCGTCATCCATGGCGCCGACTACGTCAGCGAGTCGTTCATCGAGCAGACCGGCCGCCTGGGCCGCAGCCACGGCTGTCCGGCGGTGCGCCAGGAGGTCACCTACCCGCTGATCGACAGCATCAAGGAGGAGCAGTACCTGTTCGTCTACTACCCGGACCCGGAGTGGCTCGAGGGCTCCGCCTTCCTGGCCTGCGACCGTGACGACCGCCAGCTGGCCATGCGCTGA